A genomic segment from Bacteroidota bacterium encodes:
- a CDS encoding pesticidal protein Cry7Aa — translation MLEIKKEGVLLKKTNLGFENEGVLNPAVLREGNHTHIFYRAVGKGNYSSIGYCKLTGPMSLEQRNNEPLLFPQFEYEKQGMEDPRLVKIDDTYYLSYTAYDGLNALGALAISKDLLNWEKLGIIAPQITYSEFSHLAQSKGSINEKYFRYNQSLANLPEINKKVLLWDKNLILFPRKINGKFYFIHRIRPDIQLVCVTDLKELTTEFWQHYFLRLDEHIVLSPKFKHEVSYIGGGCPPIETKVGWLMIYHGVHDTVNGYVYTACAALLDLTNPLIEISRLPYPLFKPELEWELKGEVNNVCFPTGTALFEDTLYIYYGAADERIAAVSLSLTQLLEELMLYKNQNNEK, via the coding sequence ATGTTGGAAATTAAAAAAGAAGGAGTACTCTTAAAGAAAACGAACCTTGGATTTGAAAATGAAGGGGTGTTAAATCCGGCGGTTTTACGCGAAGGAAACCATACTCATATTTTTTACAGAGCAGTAGGCAAAGGAAATTATTCGAGCATTGGGTATTGCAAGTTAACAGGACCAATGTCACTTGAGCAGCGCAATAATGAACCATTGCTATTTCCGCAATTCGAATATGAAAAACAGGGGATGGAAGATCCTCGTTTAGTAAAAATAGATGACACTTATTACCTTTCCTATACTGCTTATGATGGTTTAAATGCATTGGGCGCATTGGCAATTTCGAAAGATCTATTAAACTGGGAAAAGTTAGGAATCATTGCTCCACAAATTACGTATAGTGAATTTAGCCATTTAGCGCAATCAAAAGGAAGCATCAATGAAAAGTACTTTCGCTACAATCAAAGCCTCGCGAATTTACCGGAGATAAACAAAAAGGTTTTACTTTGGGACAAGAATCTGATACTATTTCCACGTAAAATTAATGGTAAATTTTATTTTATTCACCGCATTCGTCCAGACATACAACTGGTGTGTGTAACGGATTTAAAAGAACTTACAACAGAGTTTTGGCAACACTATTTTTTAAGATTGGACGAGCATATTGTGCTTAGTCCAAAATTCAAACACGAAGTAAGTTATATTGGAGGAGGTTGCCCACCAATTGAAACAAAAGTAGGCTGGTTAATGATTTATCATGGTGTACACGACACGGTAAATGGTTATGTGTACACTGCATGCGCTGCTTTACTTGACTTAACAAATCCATTAATAGAAATTTCACGCTTACCATATCCGCTATTTAAACCTGAACTTGAGTGGGAACTTAAGGGCGAAGTAAATAATGTATGCTTCCCAACCGGTACAGCCCTCTTCGAGGATACACTATACATCTATTATGGTGCAGCCGATGAGCGTATTGCAGCTGTGTCGCTTAGTCTAACACAACTACTTGAAGAATTAATGCTTTATAAAAACCAAAACAATGAAAAATGA